Genomic DNA from Gossypium hirsutum isolate 1008001.06 chromosome A01, Gossypium_hirsutum_v2.1, whole genome shotgun sequence:
AAGAGCGAGGCTCTATCTAATAAGAAAACCGAGATAACCTCAAAGAGTGATTTATTTAGTTgtagtttttttttgtgtgtgtttccTATTATTATCATTTAGGGCTAGTTTGGATGGacggtgtgtttacctccggtgaggttaaaaacagcagtgacggtgagattagttactgtagcggtgagattgggtactgtagcggtgagattagaaacaatggtggagtgtgtgtttggattcaaacgtagctgtagcggtgaggtaagaataaaaaatgactattaaggacattagattagaattgatatataatagaagtttttttaaattattttacttttttaaaattattaaaatatatgaatttataaattaatttaataaaatattaaaatgtatctttcaatattttaatgaattatataattaatttaaattatttattagataaaatgataattatttttaatttttatattaaatattttttataacaatgataaatattattttcacaaatagtaacattatacttggatcaaattttgaagtatctaaaatgataatttttaattaaaaaatataataacataagacataacaagtttcattattactagaaattaggtttttaattatatatttattcatataaaattatttattttattgtcaaattttaaaaaagaaaatgataatcTAATCGTATAAAAAAATAGGAAAGAGCGttgattaaaagaaaagaaaaggaaagggtaagaaagaaaattgaattgTTAAACGCAGTTTTAAATCTCCACTAGCCCTTAAAGTAGCAGTGGGAAAAATGAACTGCGTTGTGATGAGATTTTTGCACCATTGTTATCCAAACAACGGGGAGAGCTGCGATTGCACGATTAACCGAGCAAATCTCACCGGAACGCAGGTGCGGTGGAATCCAAAGGCAGACTTAGTGTCTTGCAGAAAACCAccttttggtttaatgaaataatTACGGTTTTTCAATTGTCATTACTTAAcagtattgattttttttttctattttttttctccttttctaaATTGATGGTCGACTCTCAATCATCGAACTCCTCATGATCCCAAACCCCAAATGTTAGGCATATTCATAGTGCCATAGTTTCCAACTGAACGTACTTTGCAAATGTGAAGATTAGCTTCTCCGTAGTGTCATAGTTGCCACCATTTCCCTTGAGAATCTTTTGTTAGAATTATAACacattaatataaacataataaatcATGATTTGTCTTGTCAGATCGTTAATAATAAAAACGAGATGCAAAAACATATATGAATCCGTCGATATGTTGTTATCTTTGAATCATGTAGTTTCGATCTTTCAAATTAATATACAAAAAgtgactttttttttctaaatatgggATGTCAGAAAGTGTAATTTGGAGACTATAACACTAATATAAATTTTTTGCACATTCaccccatcattaattagaaattagttactagattatctacacatatttgatcAATACTTCATTTCATTCAATAACTTAATCCCAATAAGCCTTAACTGTAACAGTTCGATTTTCAACGGTGTTATAAAAAGCaatttcaaaatctcattttcattaattgagtccgtaaatattaaatatgaatatttacggagttagtataaaagaatattaatgtttgatccttcaattttgtctattaattgtttaattaggatatattaactaaattataaaagtttttaattaaccAAAGACTTAGGGACTTATATTACAATTAGTCAAAAGtccaaaatgataaataaaaaattttataatatgtaataGTAGATGGTGATGTGAACTTCCACTCATTTTTATTAATGGTGATTCAGTTTAATTAGTTAAGGTGTAATtaagttaaatataagtaattaaatatttaattaaattatatgagGCAAATTTTagtgggtttttttttatttttttcatttcaccTAACTGGACATGCTTTTAAAACCTAAGAACAATCATTTTTCAAGCTCACGCTATTGGTCCCTGATTGATCAAAAATTAGATCAAACTGAAtataaatgggaaaaagaaaaaattgtcgATTAGTCCCTATTTGTTGTTTAGATCAGACAAGTtcatatgatatttatttatataggTTGTTGTATATTTGATTTGTAATTATATATGTGTTTAGTTGTGAATTGATTTAAAATGAaagatttggactaaattgaaaagtgatgattatatgtgaaattgatgcatgtgtgaacttagtaaaggttAGAATACGATTGGTATGCCAATAGGATTTTGTGCTCACTTGTATAGGATTAATTACAGATGTTACCaagattcaatatttgttgttGATACTCAAATACATATGACAaagatttagctcagacgagtaacttgatatcgttttaaaggtttagcctaaACGGGTAACTTAACACGAATATATTCAGCTCAGACGAGCAACTGGTGTGATATAGATACCTATGTATCCGAGTTCGTTTACTAGGGTTCATCAAGCAAAATACTTTATTTGAAACGAGAACTGGAAATGAGATTAAATGAATTTAAAGTTCAAATgaatgaatattgaatgaattaaGTATAACGCCTTTGATCATGTGTGTGAACATATTACTCTTGAATTGAGTGAGTTGTGTCACATTCTAAAAATTGGGTTAGAAGATATGAGGTTAGTAAAACTGAGAGTGATCACGTTCTGGATTTTCAGTTAAGGCTATGAAAATTATGTTAAGTGTGTTAATCTGGTTTAGTGGATAGATGTTGTGCTTATGTGTGTGAGGTTCTAAGTTTGAatcttttctttgaatttttgttatttatgcCTTTACTTCTATTTCTAATCCTCTagcataaataatatttttgttcaaTTGATGACAAGAATGAGTTTGTTGATTCAATAGTAGAGTAATAATTTACTTTTTAGTTTTGTGTTTGAATCCTCACAAATGCAATTGGAAATAATTTTATGTCAATTTCGGTGTCGTCTCTGTGAACGAGtttggtttttattaaaactCCTTAAAGTTTAGTTAGTTAGAAATGGAATAAGATTTGAATTCTTTTGATtataaataagtttttaattatctcaatgccttttattttttttattatattactaattGATGttagaataatatatttttattattaaaatttaaatattaaaaattattttaataaatcttgAATTGCACTTTGTATTCAAGTTAAAAAACacttttactataatttaaattattaaatgttgagTTATACTTTACTTATATTGCaagattttctttcaaataataGTTAAAAGTTCTCAAAAAATTCaattgtcattattatttttaggctaaaattatgggttgaatttttattattattataatttactttaaaaaataatatatttaaattatattcaataatttgaataaaattatgtCCCGTAAAAACAAATTATCTAATGAATTATAAAAAGGAAACACTTGAAATTATGTTATAATACAGGGAAgcttttggtcattttaatattGTCTAAATAAATTTCTTTCTGTCTAACctgttaaaaaaaactaaaaatactcGAGTTTCACAAATTTTCAGCACATGAAACCCCAAAGGAACAAAAACAAAGTTGAGTTGATGGATTGCACATTGTAAGCCTCGGCAGTAACATGGTTAAAGCTCCATGAAATTGAAAGATGTCATTGCCATGAGCTGAGCTTTTATCAGAGACTTTTTCTTTCCAAGTACCCTCTTAGAAAACAGGCCATGAAAGGACTCTAAAAGAAATGAGATTTTGAGTACTGAGTCCATGGCTTTGCAGCTCAGCTGCATCATGAAAATGCAAGAGTTTTGTCCAGATCCATTAACCCTCCTCATCTTCTTGTCCCTTCACCTTTCTTTAGAGGTTTCCGACGTCTTCACTGCCATGCCTACTTTAATTTCTCAActactcttctttttttcttcatcctcttcttcttcatcatcgtcttcttcttctccttctggTCCTCCGCCATTAGTTAAGTATTCTAGAGCGGTTACCACATCACTCATCGCAGGCCGAGCGGCTGCATCGTCTTGCAGACACATTGCTGCAACTGCAAGTGCTTGGTGGAGACCCTTACTGGGATAATTCCCTTTTAACAATGGATCAGCCATTAATTGGAAATTCCTTCTATCTTTGAACAAAGGTGTTGCCTGCATAAAGGGATACTCAGAAGTTAGAGATGTATTAAGTGACTGTTTCATGATTGTTTAGAACAAATAGAACATTGCAGACTTGCCCAATTGACaagattttgttcttctgttggtCTTGAATTGTCTATTACTCTTCTTCCCGTGATCATTTCcagaaacacaactccgaaactGTAAACATCGGATTTCGCAGTCAATTGGCCTGTAAGTGCATACTCGGGTGCACAATAGCCATAGGTTCCCATAACCCTGGTGGAGACATGCGACTTATCTCCAGTTGGACCAATCTTTGCAAGCCCAAAATCCGAGAGCTTTGGATTGAAATCTTGGTTCAACAATATGTTTGATGCTTTAAAGTCACGGTATATCACAGGGGGGTCAGCTGTTTCATGCAAGTATTCAAGGCCTTTAGCCGCACCTATTGCAACTTGTATCCTGGTATTCCAGTCCAATGGCTTCTTGTCTGGGGGTATATCTGAGGGCATAATTACAAACAACTGAATATATTCACCAAAACAAAATCCCATTTTACAAATGGAAATTCTACAACACTTCAAAAACTTCCTTTTTTTTCACTTCAAAAACTTCTAAAAGACAACTTAGATGTTAAAAGCATACCTAGAAGGTGACTCTCCAAGGAGCCATTAGCCATGTATTCATAGACCAAAATCCTTTGATCCCCATCGGCACAATATCCAACCAAAGTTACAAGGTTAGGATGGTTAAGTAAACTCAACATCAAGACCTCAACCAAGAATTCCCTGTTTCCTTGATATCCGTTCCTGTCAAGTTGCTTGATAGCAACAACTTGCTATAATGGAGCAACAATATGAAAATTACTCACTATATGTGAATATCATACGTACTGTAAATGAATGcagataaaatatgttaaaattttaccAGATTTGGTTCAACCTGCCCTTTGTAGACCCTCCCAAAACCCCCTTCACCAAGCTGATTCTCCGGGTTGAAGTTGTTAGTGGCAGTGCATAGGTCACGGTAATTAAAAGTCTTTGCAGTTATATTGCTTTTACCCCTTTTCAGTATTTCCTCGCTTATGTATCTCTTTCTGCTTGCGTCTGCCAAAATAAGAATTTTTGTTTTAACATCAATCAATCAACCACCTTTAGGCCCTGTCTTTCAACTATGTTACTCCTCGTGTGTGAGTATCTAACACCAATATGTATATGATACGgatatttctttatatatttagaagattatatttccatactCATATCATAAATGTATTCGAATCAAAGAGGTGAATGACAGAGATGAGCATAGCTTGGCAAGGGCAACAATTAACATCTACTCCAAATACCCATTTCATCAATAGAAAATTGAACCACGCCATACATCCCATTCATGAATTGAATTTCAGAAGAACAGGGTCAACAACTATAAACATGATGCTGATGACAAAATAGAGAAATTATGCAAATTCTCAAATAAAGTCATGGTTTGTTTAAAGATTGAAATGCAGGATGAAAATTGTACCACTCTTGAAAGAAATATTGGCGAATGAAGGCATAGCCACAGTTTTGGCTTCATTGGCGTCGAATTCATTGGTACCGCTCTTCTCCAATGATGCCGACCTTTTGCTGTTTATTTTCTCTTCTGACATACAACACGAAAAGCAATTCATTGTTTGGTCTTCCCAGCTATGATATTAACAACAAAAAGATTTTCCCGGAAAACCCAACTTTGTAAAATGTAGGAGAAAAGTGAAAAGGTCTGTTCACAACAACAAAttccttaaataaaatttataagatgATCCAAGTAGGAAGAAAATTCACAGCTGAGCTgtgaattttcttaaattttctcaGGACCTTCAAGAGATCACACGGAattgttttctcataacatttgtTTTGCCTTCTGTTACTTTCCCAAATCCATTAACCCCATATTTGCCAAAAATGGGTTTGATTTTCTAAAAGAAGCTAACAAACAGCAGAAAATTTCTTAAAAACCATTCTGGTTTTCTATTATCAGCTGTTCTATTATAACCTCATCCAATATTTACAGAGTTTTTCTTGAAAGAAATGCATTGATAAATTGTGTTATATACCTTCCAAGATTATTTtaatacataattattttttattcttttctataatatgttttatttaatagctATAAAAGGGAAATTGGGTGGGAAATTGGTTTTAATACATGAAATTGAATGAACCAATGAAGGGAAATGATAAGTTGAGTGGCAAAGAGAAATTTTATTTAGTCacgaaattatattatattttttataataaaaatataattttataattttaatagtttatatctttataatttttaaataattaaattaattttttatcattactaatttaaaattttataaataataaaaaaccctAAATGAAAAACTTTTCATTAGGAGGCGGAGCCCATACCAACTTTCCTGACTTCGCCTCTGATCAAATTTTGTATAATATAACTTAGTGACAAAAGCTGAGAGATGCTTCAAattatatattagataaatacCTACAATTTACTTTAACTTGAATCgctaatttttaatgaaaaataaagtaaaataatttaaaggtttAAATCGAAatcacatgaaaattatatataaataaatttattaatgtgtcaaaatttgtattaaatataatatatatgattatgattattgacaaaaaaattaatacgaaAAAAAATTATCACGAGAAATTTTGAGGTATTGCAATAATTTCAATTTTGCTATATTaatgtattcatttttttataccatgtttatatttttgtatttggtgtttttttaagaacatcataaacatatcattacATGGGGATAATTTGTTTTATATAGATTTTAATGTGGTTTTTTATGCAAGTcatgtttatgttatttttattttataatgtattTTGCATAGACTATTATAAATAATCTATTTAGAGAATAATTTATGTGTTCGTATTATATTgcttctaaatttattttatatttagataATTTTCAATAATGATTCAActtaatgaaaatatatatatttgtattctacttgtgctttttttttcatgttaatGATTTTATATGTAAGCTCGAACATATTTGTTTGTATCGTTTTCATGTTATGTTGTGCTTTTAACTATTCTACGTtgttttcataatatttttaaatttatttcatattttgtataatttattatatttaatttttgagaaataaataatGCTTAGATGTTAAAAAGACATAATGGTAATTTTGgctcttaatatttattttatttgtcaatttgatcgttattttttagttaaatttgaccacTAACATTTCTGAAAGAGTCAAATAATTTCTTTATGAAAATGCTAATTaaaacattgatttttttaataatgttaatgtGATAACTTGCGTGGCAACCTACATGACATTATTTGTCTTATACGtcacatcaataaataatttgaaatttataaaaatattaaaagaaatcaTCATGAAGTACATATGTATTACCATGCAGActatatgtttaaaaatttaagattttagtaAGTATTCCCTTAAAAAAATTagactctttttaaaaaattgatgattaaaattgaatttttttttaagaaaaaagttaaaggccaaatttaattaaaaataataatagttaaaataacaaaaaaatataaatattaaaagttaattttattaGTATGACTATTAAAAAACCTTAAATTATAGTAGcttatctaaataattaattttaattaatagttaTTGTTTGatgacataaattttaaattgacaaAATTACATGTAAGCTATTTGTTTACTTGAATACACTCGTAAGTCCTTTTTGTACATAACAAACtcataaattaaaagaaacaaaaaaatttatttttttgttaaccTTAGTGTCTGGCCCATTCGCCAAGAATGTTCAACTCATGATCATTTTTTGGGTTCGAGTTGTGTGTATTGCATATCTGATAGTGATTTACTCTTAATTGTGAGTAAGTGTACCAAAATAAActtttatccttttattttattttatcacaaTTATATTGATTGTAAAAGATTTATTTGATCTTAGATTTCATATTGAATGTCAATTGCAAAGCCCAAAAGGTAGTGGTGTCGAAAAAATACGGTTTCCAGACCCTATTTTCGTAAATCAGACtctaaatatttacgaagttatatTATAGGTGAATTAAAATTTGTTATACGACTGTTACTCACTAAGTTCTATAGAACTTACAAATGGCATCCTTTATTGTAGGATAAAATTGTCACCCGAAAAATCAAATGGAGGGCTAAGCCAGACATCaccaaattaagtaaaaatgggaCAATAGTCATAATATACATATAGAGGGGCACTCCAAGAGGttatatgtaacagcccgatttcagtagtgtcgaaaactgtggtttcgggaccataattcCGATGagtgaataaatattttaatgtttatttaatatttatagagttacACTAGTGTCATATTAAATTTcagttaagaaattttgaagtttagatagttaattaatttaaaaggattaaatggaAAAAGGTACAAAAGTTGATCTGTTTTGTTAAAAGGCTAATTGGATGTGAAATCTTTAATGAAGGGATTTAAATGGTAAAAATACCATAGATATGTGTGTTACTGGAATTTGGTGGCTTGGTGTTtgtgtaaaattttatatttttaaaggctaaaatggtaaataaataattattaaatataacaaaaGTTGATAAAATGTATCATCTTCTTAATTCCACCTCTTCCACTGATTTTCCTAGCCAAAGAACCCCATTTTCATGCTTTAAAGTTTGGGATATTCAAGGGCTTGCATGGTAAGGTTTTTGagttccatttttaatgattcTATGTTTTTAAGCTCGTTTTAGCTTAACCTAGCTTATCCCgagggttaaattgtaaagttgtaaaaattttaggttttttcaTACATGAGTTAATAGTGTTTTTGGATTtgtttgatagattattaagtttaattgttaggtaaacatgttttgttaaataatttttgatgaatttaaagtttaaggacttaatggtgaaaataacaaaattcatGGTTAATGTTATGATTTAGTGAAAGTTAGGGGCTGTAtggaaccttaagaatagttgaaattatgatattttattcttattggttaaattataagatttaaatttaggggctaaatggtaaaaaaaattaaaatgttagggataattttgtaatttcacatTAATAAGAATTATAggtttgaattgaataattgtagtcaattgaaatatttaattaagttaaattattatttagatcaagaaaagaatcaTCCAAACTTGAATCGAGGAAAAGTGAAAGTCTCGGATTAGTTCTCGACTTTTGTTGATACAACCATTGtggttgaggtaagttcgtatagattttatgtttattaaatgttattttggttgattaatcattaattttatgttatttataattgATTCAGTAATAAATCGATATTTGAATACTTAACGGCAAAAGCCTCATTTGAACCTAGAGAAtgcttaagatacaaatgacatgtcatcagGGGTTATATGTTTTAGGCactggtcttggatgtcctactgatggctgaggtcctgcatttgttgtggattctccacaactcgtgtAAACAATATCGTGTAGCTAACGTCccgacccacagcttgtgtgagcatgcccatttcacaactcatgtgagcattaTTGAAAAGGTTATGGTTCTATAAAAAGGTgttcccgagtatccaatgttATTCTATacggttcaacgggtaagtaaaGGAATGGAAAAGCTTATATATGGAATTATGGATAACGATGACGTACGAAACAGAAAGGTGAGCTTTAGTAATGCATGGAAAAAGAGCACCAATCacatatgtgatgcaatatgagtAATTTATAAACAATTCATGTTGTATACCATGTTCATAGAAGGTTTATTGTTAATCTATATACCAATCATGTGAATTGTGGTGTTAGGAAAGGCAAGTGCTATATGATTTAATGAGTCTGATTGTATGATTTAATGTTAAGGAACAGTAAGTTTAAGTTtctttatacgaacttactaagcattacatACTTACGTAGTTGTTGTTCATTTGTTTTGTAAATCATTGAAAAGCTCATTCAGTTGGAATCTTGTCAAAACCTTATCACACTCTCCATTGATCATTTTGGTAGTTTTGAACATTGTGgctatggttataaatggcatgtataaggctcaTATGTAATAGGTGTCATAAATATATTACTTGGTCCACTTGGTTTGGTCATATATTTTGGCTCATATGTATAAGGCTCATACGTAATAGGTGTCATATATTTTGGAGTGGATTTGTAAAGCTTTGTAAATTAGTGTCTTTTGGTCACTTTGAGTGATatgtaaatgtatgttttagacaTGTTTATAAGTGTGGTTGAAACGGTTGAAATGTTTATGGTTGTAATGAAGTAAGCTTAGGCTATGGAgtgatagaattttttttttaagttgaggtgcctttgaatggcatattggttagaacctATAAGTTGATTGATTTGTCATGTTTGTGTGTGTTCAAAGAGTGTTTTGAACCATTAAATGTATATGTAATAGGTGTGTTTGTATATGTTTGGATACTTATTACAAATGTTACATTTTAAGTTTGGTATAAGCTAAATTGTGTATGTATCTTTAATCTTGGTGTGAATATGTTCATATAAAAGTTATTTTGGTCATCTGATATAAACCTTATTTAAGTGTTTGAGTCATggtatgaatgaatgtgaatgCTTAAAAAGAAATGATAAGTTTGGCATGAGTTTTATATATGAACTATTAAATTTTGAATGCAAATTAGTTGATGTGTCATGTGAATTGAGATTGATAATTAAATTGTGGAATTAATGAGGACACATTGGTTAAGAACTTAGgctgattgttttggcatgttttgggcTTGTTTAAATGTGCTTTTAAAGTATAGAAATGGTTGATTTTGATTTGGCGTGGAACCTAAGTGTTGGATGAAAGTTTGGAAGCTTTTTCAGGTGCACACGGCTTGGGCTATTCCACACGACCATATGTCTTATAAAATTTTAGGTGTAAGATTTTTCACACGGTCATAGTTAGTTATACGGTCTggacatacgggcatgtgaaGAAGCTACACAGCCATGTGTGAAGCCACACGACCTGGGCtattccacacggccatgtgacctctatttttaaaagttttaaaattttgcatatttttctattttaattcaaattagtcccgaattgtttccaaa
This window encodes:
- the LOC107917013 gene encoding probable serine/threonine-protein kinase PBL23 — encoded protein: MNCFSCCMSEEKINSKRSASLEKSGTNEFDANEAKTVAMPSFANISFKSDASRKRYISEEILKRGKSNITAKTFNYRDLCTATNNFNPENQLGEGGFGRVYKGQVEPNLQVVAIKQLDRNGYQGNREFLVEVLMLSLLNHPNLVTLVGYCADGDQRILVYEYMANGSLESHLLDIPPDKKPLDWNTRIQVAIGAAKGLEYLHETADPPVIYRDFKASNILLNQDFNPKLSDFGLAKIGPTGDKSHVSTRVMGTYGYCAPEYALTGQLTAKSDVYSFGVVFLEMITGRRVIDNSRPTEEQNLVNWATPLFKDRRNFQLMADPLLKGNYPSKGLHQALAVAAMCLQDDAAARPAMSDVVTALEYLTNGGGPEGEEEDDDEEEEDEEKKKSS